The Juglans regia cultivar Chandler chromosome 10, Walnut 2.0, whole genome shotgun sequence genome includes the window GCACAGTGTCTGACATGTCAACAAGTCAAGGCAGAGCATCAGAGACCCTCAGGTACACTGCAGCCACTCCCTATACCAGTGTGGACTTGGGATGAGATTGGGATGGACTTTGTTTCCGGGTTTCCGAAAGCATTAGGAGGTCAAGATGCAgcatgggtgattgttgatcgacTATCAAAATCAGCCCATTTTATTCCCATTCAGATGACGTACTCTGTGGATAGATTGGCAGAATTGTACGTTAGAGAGATTGTCAGATTGCATGGGATACCGTCTAAGATAATCTCTGACAGAGATACCCGTTTCACTTCGGCTTTCTGGAGGAAGGTACAGAAGGAGTTGGGAACTCATTTGACCTACAGCACGGCATTTCAtcctcagacagatggtcaATCAGAGAGGACGATTCAGATCCTAGAAGATATGCTTAGAGCGTGCGTGATGGAATTTAAGGGTAGTTGGATTAAGTATCTACCCCTTATTGAGTtcgcttataataacagttatcAGGAAAGTATTCAGGCAGCACCGTATGAAGTTCTCTATGGGCGTAAGTGTAGGTCACCACTCTACtgggatgaagtaggagagAGAAGGATTTTGGGACAAGAGATTATTCAAGACATGTGtgagaaaatatcaattattagaaAGAAGCTCGCCACAGCTCAAGAGCGACAGAAGAAGTATGCCAACCAGAGACGGCGTGAGTTAGAGTTTGGTATAGAAGATAAAGTATTCTTGAAGGTTTCACCGATGAAAGGGGTAATGCGTTTTGGTAAAAAGGGGAAGCTAAGCCCGAGGTTCATAGGTCCCTTTGAGATCTTAGAAAGAATAGGTGCTGCAGCCTACAGACTAGCACTTCCACCTCACTTATCGACAGTGCATAACGTGTTTCATGTCTCTATGCTAAGGAAGTATGTCCCAGATCCTGCACATGTTTTGGAGTTTGAGCCACTTCAGATTCGAGACGACCTCAGCTATGAAGAAGTTCCAGTGAGAATATTAGCACAGAAGGCCCAAGTGCTACGACGCAGAACCATTCCAATGGTTAAAGTACTTTGGAGTCACCACAACGAGAGAGAAGCCACTTGGGAACACGAAGAAGATATGAGAGAGAAGTACCCCGACTTGTTTAAATCAAGGTACGTTCCATCTCGGGGACGAGATTTTCTTTTAGGGGGGGAGAATTGTGACATACCAGTTTTGGTGATagggtatattagtaatatttcctagtaaacttttattttagaatttatatttttatgagtatagttttatcagaatttatatttaattttatctctatatttctattatagttgctatttatgatttgttagagttttgttttaataaggatttttaaagtgtttcagattacgttcactgcgatgtgtgttttgaaattaaagtttaaattttctagtcTCCGAACCTCATCACTTTGTTAGCCGCTGTTTGACAAATTCAAACCACCAATCCGTAAGTTCATccactttgtttcaaatttgaaaccctgATCTCATACTCTTTCTCATCCCGTAGTATGTAAATTCGAGTCCTAGTAGGAGTCTAACTCTCATTAGAAAAACCCTATCTGATAGCCTTTCTATCGTCTTTATAAATCCATCTAAGAATATCCGATTCAAACACAaggaaaaatacaaagaaaactcacttgtTTTGGAGTTCTCTTCTCTGACCCGCAGCCATCCATTGCTTCTCGCAGTAACTCCACGCCACTCAGAGTCGCGGGACTCCCTTCCGGCGTCACAGACGGTGCCGACCAGCCCAGCCCTAGCTCAGCCACCTCTTTTCCGGTAAGGCCTCGACCGCCatcagctctctttctctctcggtAGTTTTCGGGATGTTTTCGGACTaacggttctctctctctctgtgtcacgGCGTCGCACCACCGTAGAGACCCTCCTGTCGCGTCGCCGGTCGCTCCCTGcagcccagcgccgccgtcgccctCAGCCCCTCTCGGTAAGCTCTTCCATCGTAGAACCCTCTCTCCCGAACTCTCTGTTTTGGTTGCCGAGTACTCGGGTTCTTGAAGAACCCGTGAGTTTCTtttgttgggccttgggccttaggcccgtatgaggttgggatgggtttatttatttggtttgggCCCCtgtaataatgttattttcatgggccagagtttttaaccctttttacagattatagtgatatttattcgaacttatattttaagttagactTGATCTCATTTTACTTCAATAATTGctttagtgatttatattgagtttaatattactagttgagtttattaaataaatataagtagTTAAagattctttttaataaatgtttaaagaattggaaatatgttttaaagtatattttttaagtctaatatttgagttaatatttcttttgtcaatttagtaaagattttaataagatttctatgttaagaatttaatggaatttattaagtttcttataagatttaataattacgttaagaaatgaaacttagtttaagaatttaagtttttgtgaattatttaaaaatagctcgagtatttctactaaattataaattagtattttaagtaatttaaatactatgaattattgatttttagtgttaaacaaatattggtttgactatgtgttagaattccgaatttagttaagtaagatattagcatttattttagctccaaacaatttagtgatagttatttattgaatataggtctcaagttacgaagtattattcaagaagaaacgcatcgaggtaagtaaatttgatcataaattaggatcatcacagttagcttatatgtatgtattattcaagccagttctttgatagccattatttatgaaccgctcatgtacaagcatgtcatccagcatagcatatgatcatgtcattccgcatcatgtttcagtttcagaaattatagttatgtatgtattaggtcatgcatctcatgtgtataagacacataagccatcttaaattcaagtgtaagataaaaatcagatcagttaataagatggccattcagatgcatggtaccaatgcagttcagtttcagggtggtgtgcaagccacgaactcagtcgtggtccaccatagtatgctagaatactatcagcagttccccttgctgcagcgggatgtggggctggtgcacaaccttgcacacagggttaagtgtgttggccagtcagataagtaagataaatcagtcagttagttcagataattcagtcatacatagcataagcattagcatgaacagtcatgaattttaagttcagcatgaaagttcttatgaaaatgttatgtttattatgttttcgttatgatagatttcttactgagtcatcgactcattttagtttatttcatgtttttaattacccaggtgaagatgatgattacgagcaggcaggccaggagtagaaggagcattttagttttgttcagacttttaaaataaaatgtgtctcttatgacgaatttatccagttatttcttaaatgttttttttgggaagacattttattagaccttttatttcaataaattatttcagtttatttttgaattgtgaaattagagaatcgcttgccgggtttatttttcataaaaaaaaatacgtgacacacctagcctacggggagggggtgttacaaatgtCCACCCTAATTCTTCTCTCTGTTTGATGCCTTTTGACGTATTCAAGCATTCCCAATTCGGGAAAACTTGACCTTCCAGTGACAAAGTATTAGTACATTTACTTTCTATGTGTCGGTTCCTTTTTAGTTTCCAGCTACGTCAAATAAGccatttttataaagtatgatCTATTTTCCTCTTTATATACATCATGAAACATGACTCTTGATCTTTGGGCAACTTAATAGCTACCCTGTTGAATCTTGGTAATGCCTAGAATGTCTGACTATTGTAGTTACAGGACAAAAATTTCCCTGGGCAGTGCTTTGACATCAAAATGAGTTTGATGTTATATAAAAGATATGGCTTCATTTGCTGAAATCCTTTTTCATGATTTAGAATTTATGattgaataaataaaacaagtgaACATTACTGAGGCTGTTTTGGATATTTCATTGCCAGTTGATTACATTTGACTGATATTTTCAGGAAAACTAGTACTagaatgtaactaggtgtttcttctgtatacttcctgtgtacttgggcttcgTCTATTACATTGTgcttaataaaacttttaacttatcaaaaaaaaaaaaaaaaaatttcaggaaAACTCGTACTTGTATCCACACCCCAGGATATCCTCCGATGAAACCAGATGAACTTTCCCGAGCAAGTTTATTATCTGCATTAGATGGTGCGAGAATTGTCTATTCTGATGGAAGATTGCATGAAACTGCTTTAATTCTTGCACAAGAGGTAATATTCATTATGATATCCACCCATGAGACCGGATCACCCTAGGTACTTCACTCCTAGTCTTCAGGGTAACTGTGATTCCGCTGCTTGAGGTAGATAGAATTAAGAAAGATTATCCTTGTGATAAAATACAAATTGAAGcaagaaaatactatttttttctttgatcatTGCATAGTTTTGAACTAAATGATAGTGCCCTTTTGTTGTTCCTCTCATTTTGTTATAGGCATCCATCAATCTCTCTGTGCTCTTCCTAACAAAATTCTGTGATTGATGAGTCATTCCTGAAtgctaaattacaaaaattacttAGAGTCAGTCATATCACATTTTCCCCAAATCCTCCAATATGTTTAAGtcttcatctattttttggCTGTGATTCTGTTAATTAGGTTGAATGCCCATTATCTGGCATCTTGAAATCTTCTCATTCTGGCTTTCCATCTTGGACAAAAGTCAGTAAAAAGTGATATTGAAGAATGGGGAAATAACTAGTATATTCTTCCTTCAGGCAGTTCGCAAGAGGATACCCATCTTAATTGATGCAGAAAGGGTAAGGGAAGGGTTGGATGATCTCCTGAAATTAGCTGATTATGCCATATGCTCAGCAAAATTTCCACAGGCAAGTTGACCATTCTTCATGAATGAGTATGGGTAGGTAGGCCATAATTGGCGAGTCTTCTCATGAGCAAATTACTTGGTTTGCATAGATGTTGATTTGTATGAGCATGGCATGTCTAATTCATTATTTGTTtctcaaactaaaatatccacTAAGTTTCTAGGCttccatttttttaaggaaaaaagtTATTTGATATATAGATTCTTTTGGCCATATACACATTTTATATAGGCAGCCCTGATCATGAATCTGTTTTTGGAATATGTACTTTATGCATCATTGATGAATTTCTCATgcaatctaattttatatatctattcaTCTATCCATCACAGTTCAAATATTGTGTCGAAGTTTCATCTCGAAGTGAttattatgatttgattatatttGATCACATTTGTAAAAACGTTTGGTCCTCATTTCAGTTTTAGAAATTGAAAGATTCTTGTGTCCCTAAGGTTTAACTGATTATAAAGGCATGATATATCTGAAAAATGGGCGAACATTGATTTCTTGGGTGTGGCAGGCATGGACAGAGGCACCTTCTGTTCCAAGTGCACTTGTTTCCATTCTTTTGAGATTGCCAAATATCAAGTTTGTGATTGTGACCTTGGGTGAAGAAGGATGCATAATGCTTGAGAGAAGCGTCGATGGTAATGAATGAATCACCCATCTTTCTAATGTCAATGATGAAAATGATGTGCAAGCTTTAGGGTCAGATACTTTCTTGGAAttgcaaaattttcttttgtttgatatgCTTTAAGCACGTACAGGGTTTTCATTCTAACACTTTTTTCTTGCAGAGGGTCTGCAGACAGAAGAAATTGATGTAGAAATCTTATTAGAATCATTAAAGCAGCAAAAGGACGAAAGTCTGGCCATCCCAACATACATATCATCGGTAGTATACTTCCCAATGAACCTAAAAAATCTATCTTCTCTTTCTATAGAGGATTGGTTACTTTCGACCTTGTAATGGTTTTGCTGTAGTCTATTGTGGGAGAAAGGCACAGTTGAGTAGCAAGAAATTCAGCAATTAATCTTGgttggttttgagaaattttagaTAGTGTTAGTGAGAAATTCAAAGGAAATTCACCTTGGTACAGAACATGTTTCACATACACAAGTCATGTGGCACTTGCTATATTTCATGTGTCAATATGCAGTTGTCGAAATTTCCCGTGTCACAGGATGCCTCTTTCTGTAACATGGTTATTAAAGATGATACAGCTTGATTGACTACTGATAGATAGATTCTCTCTTATTGTTCGAAGTCATACCATCTGAAATTGGCCATTACCTAGTGTTTGTCCCACTAAAGCAGGCCCTTGCGAGGGAGATTGGTTATGGCCCTAACTTCCAAATTTTCAATAGCACTTTGCATGCAGTGACTGCTCTCAAGACTCTCCCCATTGCACATACAATGGTCCGCCCTTAGTCATTACTGTTTAATTTGGCCTAATTACAtctttacatatttaaataaccAAACAATTGACTTCTGAATTAGAATCTATTCTGTTCAGATTGACAACCTAAACAAATTCTTGAATTTACCCATCGCTGgaactatataatataccaaaTAATATCCAGTATGTTCCAGATTGAAAGGCACATGTCTTGGGGAACTGAAGATGGCATAGTTGTATATAATTCATGTGTAGTTCTTATTTAATTACCCCTGAAATTCTGATAATGTTGTAAATAGTTGCTTGTTAGTCAGATAGAATCCCAGAGCATAGAATTAACTGATGGCGTCCACATATGGTAAGGATTTACTCTTCTTTTTCGTTTTACTTGCACAGCCAGTGACAAGATTGAGAGCGAATGGCATAGCGACAGTATGTGGGAGGTTATTTCTTGGAACAGCTGAGAAGATACCGCCATCAGAACTTATCGATACAACTGGTGCTGGGGATGCATTTATTGGAGCTGTTGTTTATGGTGTGTGTAACCATTCAACCAAAATCTCTTTTTCTGTAGGCTCGATCTCTGTATCTATATGCTTGTGTTTGCAAGTGCTTTGTAATTTTGCTTTTCGATTCTGATTCTGTAGCTTTCCAACGAAGGTCTGCACAGATCACTGTCTCTGAagatcatatcatttcattttcaatgcCCAAGTGATCATCaatacatgtttttcatatttaaagttGCTAATTCTGTTTTTAATCCTAACCAATCTATGACctgatgtttgagaataaacTATACTAGCACTCGGATGAATAGAAGGCAACATCAGTTTGATCTAGTTAGGAGGTCAGGCAAGGCTGAGAGCAGGAGTCTGTTGATAGTTATGTTTATAAATGTAGAATCAATTGTATACGAGTGTGGATACATTCCTCTTGAATTCAATAGGTTGTCCACGTCTTGGGACTTTAGTGCATTTTGGCATTCAGGTTGATTCTGTTTTTTCTGACAATTCAGGCCTTTGCATCACCCTATTCAAACACCTGGTCCTGACTTTTGACTGGATAAACTTAAAGTTGATGCCTTGGCAAATTCTGTTTTTTTCTATCACCCTCTCTTAGGAACTTTATGCCCCTTGTTTTTTGGCAATTTTTTTCATGGCATCTCATTAACCAAGTTTGGTTATCGTCCTTGGCATGTATGTTACACAATTACACTTCAAAATTCTTTTGCCAGTTGATCCATCACTTGCAAAGCTTCGGGGCTGCTGTCTTTTGTATAATTTTGATTGATGGAAACATTGATGAGTTTCATAATTCTTCAATTACACTTGTAGCTTTATGTTCCAACATGCAGCCAGAAACAATGTTGCCATTTGCTGCTCAAGTGGTAAGTAGACTTATTTCCAAGGGGCAAATGAACTGAAATCTAAAGCTATCATCAAGGAAAATTGTTTGACCAGTGTCGTTCTGATGGCAGGCAGCAGCAAACTGTAGAGCTTTGGGAGCTCGAACTGGTCTTCCACTCCGCTCGGATCCACACCTGGCGTCGTTTTTACATCAGAGTTCCAAAGTGAGGGTCACATCTTCAGCAACGTAAATGAGTAGCATGGGATTCAGCATGCAAGATGGGCTTcttatgttttatgtttattcATACACTTGTTTTCGgttgtctttttttaaaaaaataaataaacattttgtttatattatttcagattttcttttatctatgaTCATTTCACTATTTTAGTAAAAGGATGCCACACATGCTTAATTCCTTCAACAGCAACGTCATTGTTTAAAAGATGTGATCTTTCCGGCCATTGGAGCAAATGAAGCAATATCAGATCatcctataattttttaatatcaactaATCCACACTTCTCAGTACAGCATCCCCTTCTCGGTTGATGACTTGATGGTCTCTCTACTTCTTTGCAAGAAAAGGATTTCTCCGATGTCAAACCAGAAGATGAACTTTCTCAGCTGctcaagtataatttttcttgtgtttcatTGTAGCAGGCGCGCTCATGGACTAAGAGATGTGTTGGTTGAGTCGGATTGTAGTGTTGTGGTGGGTTGGTTTATCATAGGGACGTGTAAATATTGATATctgtgggatttttgggaagaagcacatattattatttcttctctGAACATGGCATTTTAAACATGTGTTTAGGGAAACTAATATGGTAGTGGATTTTTTAGCAAAACATGAGACGACTGGTGTGACTTGGGA containing:
- the LOC109021859 gene encoding sulfofructose kinase-like, which encodes FTASTIFFALSRPLSIYLCVYFYRNLRVKMASDSLPPPENRIVVGCGIAVVDYLAAVAAYPQPDEKIRTTSLKVQGGGNAANALTCMARLGLNPRLISKVADDTQGRHILDELKADGVDTSFFVVSKEGNTPFTYVIVDNQMKTRTCIHTPGYPPMKPDELSRASLLSALDGARIVYSDGRLHETALILAQEAVRKRIPILIDAERVREGLDDLLKLADYAICSAKFPQAWTEAPSVPSALVSILLRLPNIKFVIVTLGEEGCIMLERSVDEGLQTEEIDVEILLESLKQQKDESLAIPTYISSPVTRLRANGIATVCGRLFLGTAEKIPPSELIDTTGAGDAFIGAVVYALCSNMQPETMLPFAAQVAAANCRALGARTGLPLRSDPHLASFLHQSSKVRVTSSAT